Proteins encoded within one genomic window of Methanosarcina barkeri str. Wiesmoor:
- a CDS encoding iron ABC transporter substrate-binding protein: MRGKISTILLLSILVLAVASCGCAENANQQAVQNSSTIQITDMLGRQLTVPAEISSIVATSPPSTILVYMLAPDKLSGWNFKNNFTQLYMVENYSSLPVIGGWFGTQTGNYETIIKMHPDIVIEGYTTDGEIHETIERRQESFGNIPVVAVDGSIIFVNKSDPTIQYVGKLLNCEDQAQKLIDFRSSVLSEINNTIKDIPEDQKVRVYYAEGPKGLMTDPSGSQHSQVIDICGGINVADCQLTPGSGMTQVSIEQVMNWNPEIIITSNPQFYSTVYSDSLWASIDAVKNKKVYLAPQNPFCWIDRPQGPHLILGTVWTAKMLYPDRFVNMDLSNLTREFYSEFFHYNLTDKELNALLNPSAEAKT, translated from the coding sequence CTGTTGCATCCTGTGGATGTGCAGAAAATGCGAATCAGCAGGCTGTTCAGAACTCAAGCACTATACAGATCACCGACATGTTGGGCAGGCAGTTAACTGTGCCGGCGGAAATCTCTTCAATTGTAGCCACTTCTCCGCCGTCCACTATCCTCGTTTATATGCTTGCTCCGGACAAACTTTCAGGGTGGAATTTTAAAAATAATTTTACTCAACTTTACATGGTTGAAAATTACTCAAGTCTGCCTGTAATCGGGGGCTGGTTCGGAACACAGACCGGGAACTATGAAACTATAATCAAAATGCATCCTGACATTGTAATTGAAGGGTACACCACTGATGGAGAAATACATGAGACTATAGAGCGCAGACAGGAAAGCTTTGGAAATATTCCTGTAGTGGCTGTTGATGGTTCTATTATCTTCGTCAACAAATCTGACCCGACTATACAATATGTGGGTAAACTTCTTAACTGTGAAGACCAGGCACAAAAACTGATTGATTTCCGCAGTTCAGTCCTTAGTGAGATTAATAACACTATAAAAGATATTCCCGAAGACCAGAAAGTACGTGTTTATTATGCCGAAGGTCCAAAAGGGCTCATGACCGACCCTTCAGGTTCTCAGCACTCCCAGGTCATTGATATCTGTGGTGGTATTAACGTTGCAGATTGTCAGCTTACGCCAGGAAGCGGCATGACTCAGGTCTCAATCGAGCAGGTTATGAACTGGAACCCTGAGATAATTATCACCTCAAATCCACAGTTCTATTCGACAGTTTACTCTGATTCTCTCTGGGCAAGTATAGATGCTGTGAAAAATAAGAAAGTATACCTTGCTCCTCAGAATCCTTTCTGCTGGATTGACAGGCCACAGGGCCCTCACCTTATCCTCGGAACTGTCTGGACTGCAAAAATGCTGTACCCGGACCGTTTTGTAAATATGGATCTCTCCAATCTGACTCGTGAGTTCTACTCGGAATTCTTCCACTATAATCTCACGGACAAAGAGCTGAATGCGCTACTTAACCCTTCAGCAGAGGCTAAGACGTGA
- a CDS encoding class I SAM-dependent methyltransferase, producing the protein MSEQEKSPDFPYIAENIFAPIYPVIAANIVKQSGIEKGICLDLGCGIASLGIAVAEITDMQVYGVDISTKMCRLSRNKAFRHCLSSKVAPVQSDVHLLPFRNNCADLIVSRGSVFFWNDLPVAFKEISRVLAPGGQAWVGGGFGTKELRAQISEKMVEIDPDWHSSSKERLSPENLQAIKEAGRQTEIPCHVVQDDSGFWMVLSKEG; encoded by the coding sequence GTGAGCGAGCAGGAAAAATCTCCGGATTTCCCCTATATTGCAGAGAACATCTTTGCCCCCATCTACCCTGTAATAGCTGCTAATATCGTCAAGCAAAGTGGAATAGAGAAAGGTATATGTCTTGACCTGGGATGCGGTATAGCATCCCTGGGAATTGCTGTTGCAGAAATTACGGATATGCAGGTATATGGTGTTGATATTTCAACTAAGATGTGCAGGCTTTCAAGAAACAAAGCCTTCCGCCATTGTCTTTCAAGTAAAGTTGCTCCTGTGCAGTCTGATGTACACCTGCTCCCTTTTAGAAATAATTGTGCAGACCTCATAGTAAGTCGGGGTTCCGTATTTTTCTGGAATGACCTGCCTGTGGCTTTTAAAGAGATCTCTCGCGTTCTTGCTCCTGGTGGGCAGGCATGGGTAGGAGGTGGCTTCGGCACAAAAGAGTTGAGAGCACAGATTTCTGAAAAGATGGTCGAAATCGATCCGGACTGGCATTCCAGTTCAAAAGAACGTCTCAGTCCTGAAAACCTTCAGGCTATAAAGGAAGCTGGAAGGCAGACCGAGATTCCCTGTCATGTAGTCCAGGATGATTCGGGATTCTGGATGGTATTAAGCAAGGAAGGTTAA